In Zingiber officinale cultivar Zhangliang chromosome 1A, Zo_v1.1, whole genome shotgun sequence, a genomic segment contains:
- the LOC122038324 gene encoding transcription termination factor MTEF1, chloroplastic-like, which translates to MLLRLRLSLSQHPPVPPIPDPSPPILIGHRFSPHPSANLVLRTISSPLPPLPPTLLDSPGSSSDAGLRFREKLLFIEHDLGLDSSRVLYLNPSLRSAPLSAIRSAVDALLSFGLLYADASRVFAMYPSLLTCEPSADLIPVFRFLLGPVEIPFPDIRKAVARCPRLLVSSVPDRLLPALNFLRRLGFVGRHRITCRTTVLLVSSVEDTFIPKLEYLRGLGFSHRETRSMVLRSPGLLTFSIENNFEPKVEFLRHEMGRDLSELRDFPQYFSFNLERKIKPRHRLLTERRVWMPLSKMLKVSDGDFLARLLDMRLSSVDDKL; encoded by the coding sequence ATGCTTCTCCGCCTCCGCCTTTCCCTTTCTCAGCATCCGCCGGTGCCGCCTATTCCGGATCCTTCTCCCCCCATTCTTATCGGTCACAGATTTAGCCCTCATCCCAGCGCCAACCTTGTCTTGCGCACCATCTCCTCCCCCCTTCCCCCGCTCCCCCCTACCCTCCTCGACTCCCCGGGATCCTCCTCCGACGCCGGCCTTCGATTCAGAGAAAAACTCCTCTTTATCGAACACGACCTCGGCCTCGACTCCTCCCGCGTCCTCTACCTCAACCCTTCTCTCCGCTCCGCCCCCCTCTCCGCCATCCGCTCCGCCGTCGATGCCCTCCTATCCTTCGGCCTCCTCTACGCTGATGCTTCCCGCGTATTCGCCATGTACCCGTCCCTCCTTACCTGCGAACCAAGCGCAGACCTCATCCCCGTCTTCCGTTTCCTCCTCGGTCCCGTGGAAATTCCCTTCCCCGACATTCGCAAGGCCGTCGCTCGCTGCCCCCGCCTCCTCGTCTCCAGCGTTCCCGACCGGCTTCTCCCCGCACTCAACTTCCTCCGCCGTCTCGGTTTCGTCGGCCGCCACCGCATCACCTGTCGCACCACCGTCCTCCTCGTCTCTAGCGTCGAGGACACCTTCATCCCCAAGCTTGAATACCTCCGTGGCCTTGGATTCTCCCATCGGGAAACCCGCAGCATGGTGCTTCGCTCGCCCGGTTTGCTTACCTTCAGCATCGAGAACAATTTCGAGCCCAAGGTTGAGTTTTTGCGCCACGAAATGGGCAGAGATCTCTCTGAACTCAGGGACTTTCCGCAGTACTTCTCCTTTAATCTGGAGCGAAAGATCAAGCCCCGACATCGTTTGTTGACGGAGAGACGGGTGTGGATGCCGCTCTCCAAGATGCTCAAGGTCAGCGATGGGGATTTCTTGGCTCGGTTGCTGGACATGAGATTAAGTTCTGTTGACGACAAGCTGTAA